The nucleotide sequence CTCCAATATCTCCATTTCTTACTTCAACTTCTTTTTTAGCAATAATTATAGAACCATCTTTAATGGTAGGCTCCATGGAATCACCCCATACATTGACAGCAAAGATATTACCGTGATTTCTGATCCCAGGAAGGGTAATATATTCTGTAACCTCTTGATCTCCTAAAACCCCGATACCAGCACTGATTCTTTCAAAGACTGGAATCTGGTCATCGATGGAGATAGAATTATTTTCAGAGATAGATGAGTTTCCTCTAAGATAGCTGATCTCTTTATCTTTCCTATCCAATTCGTCCTTTATTAGCTGAGGAGTTCTTTCGAAAGCTGCTAAAAATTTTAGGTATTCAATCTCCTCCTCATTTAACATCAGACCCATAGATATTTTTTCTAAAACTTCCACACTAGGTGGATTCTTTAATTCCCCTCTCTCTATATTATTAAAATAAGATTGAGTTATTCCAATGGATTTAGCAAATTTATTTTGACTTAGATTTAATTCTATTCTTTTATTTTTTATAAATTTATTAAAAGTCATGATAGATATCAACTCCCTATATATTGTTATAGTTAATTATAACCTCAATTTGTAAATATTACAAATAGTGATTTAAATTATTATTATGAATTCCTAATTATTTTTGCATAGGGAATATTTAAAATTAAATGTATATTATGTTAAACTAAAAGGGAGTTGATGAATTTGGAAATTTTATTTTGGCACGGTTATCTTCTACACGGCAGCGGCAGTAATATTTTTGCATTGAATATAGTGGAAGAATTTTTGAAAAAAAATAATGTGTATTTATTTTCCCAAGAAAGAAACTGGGACGGTATAGAAGGAATTGGTTCTCATTGGATTATGGATGCTGATCAAAGTATATCTCTAAAGACAAAATTTAAAGAGGATGGATTTATAGGGGTAACCCCCTATATAGGAGATCTTCTTCCGGTGTTTGTCTATGATGATTATGACGGATTTAGAGTTAAAACATTTGATAAATTAATAGACGAGGAATTAGAAAAATATATAGATTTAAATGTAAAGGCCATTATAAAATTTTTAGAAACAACCAAGATAGATATAATCTATTGCAATCATTTTGCTATATCCCCCTATATCATGAAAAAAGTAAAGGAAAAAACAGGGGTTCCATATGTAGTTATAGGTCATGGAAGTTCATTAAATTACATTATAAGTAAAGATAAAAGATATATGGACCTCTCCTATGAAGGGTTTTTGGATTCTAAAAATGTAGTTGTTCAGAGTGAATATATCAGAGGGAGGTCTTGTGAAATCTATGAGAAAACAGAATTTTTCAGAGATTCCAGGTTTCAAATAATTCCTTCAGGAGTTAATTTTGATAAATTTAATAGATTACTAAAAGATAAAGAAATTAAAAATATTATAGAGGATAAAGTTCATTTTTCAAATGGACCGTTAAAAAGAATATATGATGAAAATTATGAGAAAATTAAAAAGTTAGAAGATATAGAGGAGATAAAAAAAATTATAAATGAGACAGAAGAAGATATAGAATATAGGGATATTGATAGAGATCTGATATCTAAGTTATCCTCAGGATTGAGAGGAAAAGATAATATTCTATATATAGGAAAATTAATAATTTCCAAAGGTGTTCATATTATGTTAATGAGTTTACCGTATATATTTCAAAAAAATCCGACGACAAATATAACTATTGTGGGTTATGGAAAGTTTAGACCAGTTTTAGAGATCTTGTTGAGGGGATTAATAGAGGGGAATAAAAATTTAATAGAAGTTATTATAGAAAAAGGATTTTATTTAGAAGGGGAAAAACATGGGCAGCTGGAATACCTATCAAAATTTTGGGATGGATTGAAAAGGGAGAATAAACTGGAAAGTTATCTGGAATTGGCTAAAAAAATAGATTTGGACAGGGTAGTATTTTTAGGTAAATTAGACCATGATATCCTTCCTCATGTTATAAAAAAACATAGTGTAATTGTAGTTCCATCAGTTTTTCCAGAATCTTTTGGAATGGTAAGTATAGAGGGAATGTCTCAGGGGTTAATTCCTATAGTTTTTAATCATTCAGGATTAAAAGAAGTTATTCCTTTCAATGATAGTTTAGTAAATTTAGATGATAAAGTTGTAAATAACCTAGAAAAGGTAATAAATTTAAATTTAGAGAAGTTAGAGAAAATACCAGATATAAATAAAAAATTTATACTGGAAAGTAAAAAATATTCTTTTGAATCGGTAGCTGAAAGGCTGCTTGACCTGAGATAAAAAAAGGAGGTGGGTTATTATGAATATACAAAAAAGTGTAATAAAAATTTCAGTGATTAGTTGTTTAATACCCATCTTTTTTCTTGGGATATACAGTTTTATTTTGACGCAAAATGAAACTAAAAGGAGGGAGCAGGAAAAAATTGAATTTATCTTTGCCTCGGAAAAAAAACAGTTAAAATTAATCAATGATAAGATGGAGGCCGTATTAGATCTTTTAGAATTTTTCGTAATTCACAGCATAGAAGAAGATTCTCACAAAGATAAATTTGAAGAGCTGATAGAGGGAATGATGGGCCGTATAGTGATTGATAATAAAGAGGTTGAAAATATATTTTATGGGGATGAGAATGGGAAATTCTTCCTAGAGGGGTCAGGGTTTATACCAGAAAGATATGACCCAAGGAGCCGGCCGTGGTACGAAGGAGCAATAGAGGGAAGTCAAGATTATTACACTACAGATATCTATAGGTTTCCAAATGGAGAGAGTGGAATAACAATAGCGAAGACCGTATATGCTCAAGATAAAGTTTTAGGTGTTGTAGGAGTGGATCTGAATTTTTCAGATTATCAATTAAAGATGTCTGACTTGTCCTTTGGGAAAACAGGAAAGATGTTTATTATGGATAAGAAGGGGTTACTTGTTGTAGATACCGGAGTAAAAGGTGTAAGTGATAAAAATATAACTTTGATAAAAAAATATATGGAATCAAACTTTGATAGTGAAAAGTCTTATTTAGATGAAATTGTGAGACTAAAAAAACCTATAAGATTTGATATAGATACTCATGATGGTGAAAAATATTTTAGATTAGAGCCTATTTTAGAATTAGGATTAATCATGGTAGGTGGAACATATAAAAATGAGTTGAAAGAACTGCCTTTTAGTATAATAAAGGCTGGGATTATCATTAGTTTAATAGGAACTATAATATCTCTGTTGATAATAAATTCATTTTCTAAAAGGTTAAAGGTTCATCTAAAAAATTTAAGTGTTTTAATAGAGGGAATTTCCAATGGGAATTACAGTAAAAATATAGAAGAAATACTGATGTATATATCCGATGACTCTGAATTAAATGTAATAACAAAAGAAGTAAAAAATATTCAAAAGAATGTCAAAAATAGAGAGACTGAGTTAAGGGAAATCGCCAAGCGAGATCCTCTTACCGGTGTATATAATAGGCAGAGTCTCACGACTTTTTTAGAGGATGAAATAGTTAAAAATAAGATGTTTCAGTCAGGATTTTCCATAATTATGCTTGATTTAGATAATTTCAAAAATATAAATGATCTCTACGGCCATGTTTTTGGAGATTTTGTATTAAAGGAAGTATGTAAAGTTTTTATGGAAGAAACCAGTAGGATGGATAAGGTGTGCAGGTATGGAGGGGAAGAATTTTTAATTATACTTCCTAGTACAAATAGAAAAAATGCTTTTAAAGTAGGAGAAAGGTTAAGGAAGGAAATAGAAAATCGTGAATTTTTGGATAACAAGAAGAAAATAAAGGTAACTATGAGCGGCGGAATAATGGAGTATGAAGAAGGATTAAGTATCGAAGAGTTGATAGAGATAGTCGACAAGTCCTTATATAAGGCTAAAAGATCGGGAAAAAACAAAATTTTATATTAAAAATTATAATTTGGAGATATGGTGGCAGCATTGAAAATAAAGGAATTTCATGCTATAATTTTCTGAATAAAAATAAAATAAAATTGTAATTTAAAGGGAAAAATATAAGGCCATTATGGTTGAATAAAATAGAGAGTATAGGCGGTAAATATGGATATTTTAGAGATAAGAAGGGAAATGATAGAAGTTAAAGAGAAATTAACTGGAATTAGGGGGCATCTTTGACTTAGAAAAAAAAAGTGATGAGATAAAAGAACTAGAAGGTCAAACCCTAAAAGATGGATTTTGGAACGACAAGAAACAAAGTTCTAAAATAATTAAAAATTTAAACTCTTTAAAAGCCGTTGTAGGAGAATACAATGATATATCTGATGGGATAGATGAATTGGATGTGCTCATTGAATTTGTAGAAGCTGGTGAAGAAGAATTTGCAGAGGAACTTCAAACTAAATTTTCTAAACTCTTAAAGGAGATAGAAGATTTTGATACCAGTCTGCTTTTAGATGGCGAATATGATGAAAATGGTGCTATCTTTACTATCCATGCAGGAGCAGGAGGAACAGAATCTTGTGACTGGGCAGAGATGCTATATAGGATGTACAGCAGGTGGTTTAATTCTAAGGGATATAAGGTAGAGGAACTGGATTATCAGGCAGGTGACCAGGTAGGGATAAAATCCATCACCCTTTTAGTAAGTGGCTCGAGAGCTTATGGATATTTAAAAGGCGAAAAAGGGGTTCATAGATTAGTTAGAATATCTCCCTTTGATGCCGCTAAAAAAAGACACACATCTTTTGCCTCCATAGATGTATCTCCAGAAATTGATGATACTATTAATATTGAGATTGTTTCTAGTGATCTAAAGGTTGATACATTCAGAGCAGGAGGAGCAGGAGGGCAGCATGTAAATACTACCGATTCAGCGGTAAGGATTACTCATCTCCCAACGGGAGTAGTTGTTGGGTGTCAGAATGGTAGGTCACAGCTTCAAAACAGAGAAACGGCTCTAAAGATGTTGAAATCTAAATTGTTAGAGATAGAGATGAAAAAAAGGGAAGATGAATTAAAAAAACTCCATGGAGAACAGTCTGATAACAGTTGGGGAAACCAAATAAGATCCTATGTATTTCAGCCATATACCATGGTAAAGGATCACAGAACTAGTACAGAAAGTGGTAATGTAAAAGCAGTTATGGATGGAGAGATAGACAACTTTATAACTGGATATCTGAGATGGATAAAAAAATAAATTTAGGAGGAATATAGATATGTGTAAAGAAATTAGAACGAGAATAGCACCTTCTCCAACAGGAGATCCCCATGTGGGAACAGCTTATATAGCTTTATTTAATTTAGCTATGGCTAAGAAAAATGGAGGTTCATTTTTACTTAGAATAGAGGATACAGATCAGACTAGAACAACTGCTGATTCAGAAAAGCAAATATTTGATACTTTAAATTGGTTAGATCTAGGTTGGGATGAAGGTCCAGACGTAGGTGGAAATTATGGTCCATACAGACAATCTGAGAGATTTGACTTATATGGGAAATATGCTGCTGAATTAGTGGAAAAAGGAGAAGCTTACTACTGTTTCTGTACGAGAGATAGATTAGATAAATTAAGAGAGAGACAAAAAGCCATGAAAAAGGCTCCTGGATATGATGGACATTGCAGATCACTATCTAAGGAAGAGGTTGCAGCTAAATTAGAAGCTGGAGAGGAATATGTAATCAGACTTAAGATGCCATATGACGGTGAAACTGTGATAAAGGACGTTTTAAGAGGGGAAGTTAGATTTGAGAATAATAAGATTGACGATCAAATTTTGTTAAAAGGTGATGGATTCCCGACTTATCATTTAGCTAACGTAGTAGATGATCATTTAATGGGGATAACTCATGTTATAAGAGCGGAAGAATGGATTGCTTCTACTCCTAAACATATCCAAATGTACAAAGCTTTCGGATGGGATATGCCTGAATTCGTTCATATGCCATTACTTAGAAATGCAGATAGAACAAAGATATCTAAGAGAAAAAATCCTGTATCATTAAATTACTATCTTGAAGAGGGTTATTTAAAAGAGGGAATGATAAACTTCTTAGGTCTTATGGGATATTCTGTAGGAGAAAATAAAGAGATCTTTACTTTAGATGAATTCATAGAAACTTTTGATATCACAAGAGTATCATTAGGAGGACCAATCTTTGATTTAGAAAAATTAGGATGGGTAAATAACCAACATATGAGAATGAAAGACTTAACAGAATTAACTGAGATGTCTAAGAGATTCTTCGTTGAAAGAGGATTTGTATCTGAAAATGCAGATGAAAAAGAAATGAAAACTTTAGAGAGAGTAATCGATATATTAAGAGAACCTGCAACTACTATGAAGGGATTAGCAGCATTAGCTGACATCTACTATATAGATGAATTTAAGTTGCCTGAAACAACTGAAGAGATGAGCAATAAGCAGAAAAAACCTATTCAGAGATTACATAACGCTATAAAGGGTGAAGACGAGATAAAGGCAATAAAGTATTTCGTAGAGAAATTAGAAGGTGCAAATGAAGTGTTAACTGTAGAAGAAGTAAAAGCTA is from Psychrilyobacter atlanticus DSM 19335 and encodes:
- a CDS encoding helix-turn-helix domain-containing protein, with protein sequence MTFNKFIKNKRIELNLSQNKFAKSIGITQSYFNNIERGELKNPPSVEVLEKISMGLMLNEEEIEYLKFLAAFERTPQLIKDELDRKDKEISYLRGNSSISENNSISIDDQIPVFERISAGIGVLGDQEVTEYITLPGIRNHGNIFAVNVWGDSMEPTIKDGSIIIAKKEVEVRNGDIGAFFINDEAFVKRLKVTDSYVALISDNPNYPPIFIGPGEDLKVVGKVVKVLSDI
- a CDS encoding glycosyltransferase, producing the protein MEILFWHGYLLHGSGSNIFALNIVEEFLKKNNVYLFSQERNWDGIEGIGSHWIMDADQSISLKTKFKEDGFIGVTPYIGDLLPVFVYDDYDGFRVKTFDKLIDEELEKYIDLNVKAIIKFLETTKIDIIYCNHFAISPYIMKKVKEKTGVPYVVIGHGSSLNYIISKDKRYMDLSYEGFLDSKNVVVQSEYIRGRSCEIYEKTEFFRDSRFQIIPSGVNFDKFNRLLKDKEIKNIIEDKVHFSNGPLKRIYDENYEKIKKLEDIEEIKKIINETEEDIEYRDIDRDLISKLSSGLRGKDNILYIGKLIISKGVHIMLMSLPYIFQKNPTTNITIVGYGKFRPVLEILLRGLIEGNKNLIEVIIEKGFYLEGEKHGQLEYLSKFWDGLKRENKLESYLELAKKIDLDRVVFLGKLDHDILPHVIKKHSVIVVPSVFPESFGMVSIEGMSQGLIPIVFNHSGLKEVIPFNDSLVNLDDKVVNNLEKVINLNLEKLEKIPDINKKFILESKKYSFESVAERLLDLR
- a CDS encoding sensor domain-containing diguanylate cyclase, whose amino-acid sequence is MNIQKSVIKISVISCLIPIFFLGIYSFILTQNETKRREQEKIEFIFASEKKQLKLINDKMEAVLDLLEFFVIHSIEEDSHKDKFEELIEGMMGRIVIDNKEVENIFYGDENGKFFLEGSGFIPERYDPRSRPWYEGAIEGSQDYYTTDIYRFPNGESGITIAKTVYAQDKVLGVVGVDLNFSDYQLKMSDLSFGKTGKMFIMDKKGLLVVDTGVKGVSDKNITLIKKYMESNFDSEKSYLDEIVRLKKPIRFDIDTHDGEKYFRLEPILELGLIMVGGTYKNELKELPFSIIKAGIIISLIGTIISLLIINSFSKRLKVHLKNLSVLIEGISNGNYSKNIEEILMYISDDSELNVITKEVKNIQKNVKNRETELREIAKRDPLTGVYNRQSLTTFLEDEIVKNKMFQSGFSIIMLDLDNFKNINDLYGHVFGDFVLKEVCKVFMEETSRMDKVCRYGGEEFLIILPSTNRKNAFKVGERLRKEIENREFLDNKKKIKVTMSGGIMEYEEGLSIEELIEIVDKSLYKAKRSGKNKILY
- the prfB gene encoding peptide chain release factor 2 (programmed frameshift), with the protein product MDILEIRREMIEVKEKLTGIRGHLDLEKKSDEIKELEGQTLKDGFWNDKKQSSKIIKNLNSLKAVVGEYNDISDGIDELDVLIEFVEAGEEEFAEELQTKFSKLLKEIEDFDTSLLLDGEYDENGAIFTIHAGAGGTESCDWAEMLYRMYSRWFNSKGYKVEELDYQAGDQVGIKSITLLVSGSRAYGYLKGEKGVHRLVRISPFDAAKKRHTSFASIDVSPEIDDTINIEIVSSDLKVDTFRAGGAGGQHVNTTDSAVRITHLPTGVVVGCQNGRSQLQNRETALKMLKSKLLEIEMKKREDELKKLHGEQSDNSWGNQIRSYVFQPYTMVKDHRTSTESGNVKAVMDGEIDNFITGYLRWIKK
- the gltX gene encoding glutamate--tRNA ligase, whose amino-acid sequence is MCKEIRTRIAPSPTGDPHVGTAYIALFNLAMAKKNGGSFLLRIEDTDQTRTTADSEKQIFDTLNWLDLGWDEGPDVGGNYGPYRQSERFDLYGKYAAELVEKGEAYYCFCTRDRLDKLRERQKAMKKAPGYDGHCRSLSKEEVAAKLEAGEEYVIRLKMPYDGETVIKDVLRGEVRFENNKIDDQILLKGDGFPTYHLANVVDDHLMGITHVIRAEEWIASTPKHIQMYKAFGWDMPEFVHMPLLRNADRTKISKRKNPVSLNYYLEEGYLKEGMINFLGLMGYSVGENKEIFTLDEFIETFDITRVSLGGPIFDLEKLGWVNNQHMRMKDLTELTEMSKRFFVERGFVSENADEKEMKTLERVIDILREPATTMKGLAALADIYYIDEFKLPETTEEMSNKQKKPIQRLHNAIKGEDEIKAIKYFVEKLEGANEVLTVEEVKAMLNDTLEAMGTGPGKVFMPLRAVITGQGKGAELYNVISIIGKARTLARIKNMNEQYKIY